In the genome of Acidobacteriota bacterium, the window TTGGCTACGCACTGGTCAGCCATGTCGGGTTCTTGCTCAAGATCTTTCTCTTCCTGTTCCTTTATATCTGGATCCGCGGAACTCTTCCGCGTTTCCGCTTTGACCAACTGATGGCATTCGGCTGGAAGTTCCTGCTGCCGGTCGCCATCGGCAATGTGATCGTTACGACCGTCGTGGTCTTTTTGATGAATCGGTAATTGACCGGCCGGCGTCAACTCCGGCCGTCCGCACGTTTGCGGTAACAAGTTATGGCAGGCACTGTCCTTTTCTTTTTGTTTGCGGGATTCGCGATCGCTTGTGCGATCTCAATGGTCTATCACCGCAACCCGCTTTACTCGGCGATCTCGCTGATCGGCGTTTTTCTGGCTCTCTCGGCTCTTTATTTGACGCTGGCGGCGCCGTTCATCGCCATCACGCAGATCCTCGTCTATGCAGGAGCGATCATGGTCCTTGTCATCTTTGTGATCATGCTGCTCAACTTGGATGAGGACAAGCCGCTCAATCGGCTTAAGTATCTTTACGCCGTCGGCGGCGGGCTCGGGGTTGCGTTGCTTGCTCAGACATTCTTTATTTTTTATGCGGTGCTCAAAGCGCCGAAGGCCGAGGTTGACCCGAATACGACGGTTGGCAAAACAATGTCCATTGGCCGGGCGATGTACACAGAATATCTGCTGCCGGTCGAGATCGTCGGCGTAATGCTCCTGATGGCGATCATCGGCGCTGTCATTCTTGTCCGCAAGCTGGAGCACCCGCATCTTGAATTGGTCGGCGAAGACGAGGACGAGAAGGAATAGAAAACGTCGGTTGAGATAGATTTTAGGGCGGCGAGCCGCCTAGTACGAGATAAGAAAATGCAGCCAGGACTGGAAAGCTATTTGGCACTCTCGGGCATCCTCTTCACCATCGGGGCGGTCGGGGTCATCTATAAGCGCAACGCGATCGGTATGTTCATGTGCATCGAGCTGATGCTCAATGCCGTTAACCTGACCTTCGTCGCCTTCTCGCGTTACTACGGAGATGTCTCGGGGCAGTTGTTCGTCTTTATGGTGATGAGCGTCGCCGCGGCAGAAGCTGCCGTCGGCCTCGGCATCATCATCGCGTTTTTCCGCAACCGGCTATCGGTCGATGTGGACGACGCAAGTATTTTGAAGTTTTAGGGCGCTTTTAACGAATGAACTGGCGTGTTCGACAAATTGCAGTAATTGGGTGTCTGGCTTTTGCCGCGGCTTCCTCATCGGCGCTTGGACAGACGGCCAGCCAGTGCTTGCCGCCCGCAGAATCGGCATTCAGGTCGATGAGCCGTGCCGAAATGGAGGCCGTGATCGCGGACGTCGCCGAAACAAACCCGGCGTTGATCGAACGGCTACGCGACGAGCCTGAACTGCGAAAAGCCCAGGTCGAGAATATTCGCGAGCTACTCGCGTTTGCGTCTGCGGCGGTAAAGGATGGCCTTGCCGCCGAAAGCGTCAATTGTGCCGAACTCGCAAACATTCGCGATGAGTTGGTCGCCGGCCACTTCTCGCTTGGGGCGGGCGAGGCGAAGACCCTCTTCCGCGACACCGTAAGCGAGGAGCAGGTCGCTGCCTATTGGAAAGGAAGCAGTGCCCAGGAATCGGCCGAACGAAAAGCTAGTTTCGAGCGGTTCATCGCCGTGAAACTTGCTTTGCTCGCCCGCGACTCCGCCGATGGCGAAGAACCGTCAGTCACCCAAGAGGAGCGCAAGCAGGCAGAGGACTTTTTCGCTCGAACAAAGATCGCCGTAAGCGAGTTTGAGTCACGGAAAACTCAGGTCTCGGACCGGACCAAAGGCTTGATCGAGATCAACATCAAGCTTCAACAGGCTCAGTTCCTTGCTCGTCGTTATTCTGAAACGATCGGAAGCAAGACCTCTGCTACCGATGATGAGATTGCCAAGTTCATTGCCGCGCGGCCGGAATTCGACAATTCTGCAAAAAAGGCCAAAGCCGAACAGATCTTGGTGCGTGCAAAAAAGGGCGAGGACTTTGCGGTATTAGCGAATGAATTCTCGCAGGATCCGGGAAACCGCGATGAGAGCGGCAAGTTGGCGGGCGGGCTTTATAAAGGTGTAGGCCGCGGCGTCTTTCTTCCCGCGTTCGAGCAAGCAGCACTTTCGCTCAAACCCGGGGAAATCTTCCCGACGTTGGTCGAGACCGACTTCGGTTTCCATGTGGTCAAACTCGAGCGAAAGGATTCGTCTGCCGATGGAACGTTCGACGTGCGGCATATTCTGATCGATACGACCGTCGCCGACCCGAAGGCCCCCGAAGGACGCGGACTGCCGGTTGGCGAATATGCTCGGCAGCAGATTGAAACTGAGAAAGAGCGAAAGCTTTTGGCCTTGCTTATCCAGACACACCAGATCACGGTGGCCGATGATTTTGTGCTGCCCGCAGCGGCTGAAAAGCCGCAACCGAGAGATCGGAATTAAGGGTTCTTTGAGGTTTTGCAGTTGTGTTTTTCCGGAAGGCGATCGATGGGGACGAGCAGCGGATAGAAGAGTTCGCTACTGCTCTTGTCGAGCAGCACGTTGGTTACGACGGCAAGCGGTTCACGAATATGCTCGTCGCGGGCAAGACGGCCGCGTTCTACCGAAGCCGTTTCAACGACCCGAACTCGTGTGTGCTGGTCGCCGAGGTTGACGGTGAGATCGCAGGTTTTGCGTACCTCGAGTTTGATGAGTACAACTTCGAGGAAATGCTCCGAAAGGGCGTTTGGCTGCACGACATTTACGTTGACGCCGCCTTTCGCGGACGCGGCATCGCAAAGGAGTTGCTCAGGGCCTCGGCGGAAGAGGCGAAAAGATTTGGAGCCGAAAAGCTGCTTCTGACTGTTGCGGCGGCAAACAGCGAAGCTCAAAGGATTTTTGCGAAAGCTGGATTCCGTCAAACGATGATGGAAATGACACTGGATATACCCGGTGAAATGTAATGATCGAGAATAATCTCTTAAGCATAATCATCTTCGCCCCGCTTGCGGGTGCGTTGATCAACTGGCTCGTCGGCGGAAGGCTCAAGAACGAAATGTTCAGCGGCTTGGTCGCCTGCGGCTCTATCGCCATTTCGACCGTCGTCGCGTTCTATCTCGCTTTTTTTGCGAATGGCGGGGCATTGTTCATCGAGAAGCCGATCCTTGACCATATCTGGACTTGGGTAAACGTCGCCGGCTTCCGTGCCGATTTCGCCTTGGGCATGGATCCGCTCTCGGGCATTTATGCCTGCTTCATTACCTTCGTAGGGCTCTTGATCCACATCTTCGCCACCGGCTATATGCACGGCGACAACGGATTCTACCGCTTTTTCGCTTACCTGAACCTTTTCATGTTCGCGATGCTGACGCTTGTGCTTGCAGATAACTATCTGCTGATGTTCGTCGGCTGGGAAGGCGTCGGTCTTTGCTCATATCTGCTCATCGGTTACTACGTTAAAAAGAACGAAGCCCGCGAAGCGGCCAAGAAGGCGTTCGTGATGAACCGCATCGGCGACTGGGGCGTGCTGATGGGCATCTTTCTTATCTTTACGCTTACGGGTTCGATCTCGTTCTTCGATAAGACCGTTGATGGCGTCGAGGTCCAAAGCGTTTTCACCTACGTGCTTGCCAATATGCAGGCTGAGCCCTTCACCTGGGGAGCGATCATCGCCGGCGGGCTGACCTCGATCGGTGTTTTGCTCTTCATCGGTGCCACCGGCAAATCGGCACAGATACCGCTCCTGACCTGGCTTCCGGATGCGATGGCCGGCCCGACGCCCGTCTCGGCCCTCATCCACGCCGCGACGATGGTCACCGCCGGCGTCTATCTCGTCGTCCGCTCGAACGCCATCTATCAGCTTTCGCCGACCGCGATGTGGATCATCGCCGTAATCGGTGCCGCGACCGCTATATTTGCCGCGACCATCGCCATCGCCCAGAACGACATCAAGAAAGTGCTCGCCTATTCGACCGTTTCGCAGCTCGGCTTTATGTTCCTTGCCGCGGGCGTCGGGGCTTTCGTTGTTGCCATTTTCCACGTGATGACCCACGCCTTCTTTAAGGCACTTCTCTTCCTCGGTTCGGGTTCGGTCATCCACGGAATGCACCACGAGCAGGACATGCGCAAGATGGGCAATCTGCGCAAATATATGCCGATCACCTTCATAACGATGGTGATGGGCTGGCTCGCCATCGCCGGCATCCCGATCTGGGCCGGCTTTTTCTCAAAGGACGAGATACTTTACAAGACCTTTGCCGCCGACAAATATTTCCAGAACGGCTACTTCCCCGGCAATGAAATGCTCTGGGGCGTCGCGGTCGTAACTGCCATCCTGACCGCCATCTATATGACGCGGATGATGGTGATGACGTTCTGGGGCGAAGAGCGTTTCCATGCGGTGCTGCCGGGCGAAGAGCATCACGGCCACGACGATGAAACTCACGCGGACGCTCACGGTGCCGAGAATCACGACGCTCATGCCGACGATGACGACGAGCACCACGCACTTCCGCCAGACTTTAAGCCGCACGAATCGCCGTGGGTGATGACCGTTCCGCTGATCATTCTTGCATTTCTCTCGACCGTCGGAGGATTGGTCGGAATACCGTATGCGATGAGCTCGCTTGTCGGCGTTAAGGACGCGAACGTTTTTGAACACACGCTTGAGCCCGTCGTCGCCGAGGTACAAACACCGGCCGCGGAAAAGGCCCGTGAAAATGCCAAGGCACATTCGCCCGAGGCCGTCAGCACAGAGCGTTGGCTCGCTCTGCTCTCGACCGTTCTTGCAGTTGTCGGAATCGCTATCGGCTTTGCCCTCTTCCGCAACAATCCGCTCCGGACGATGCCGAAGATACTCGAGGACAAGTGGCGGCTCGACGAGCTTTACAACGGTTACATTGTTGATCCACTGACGCGGCTCTCGACCAACACTTTGTGGAAAGGCTTTGACCTCGGCTTTATTGACGGCATAGTCAATGGCATCGGCAGCTTCGTCTCCGAGCTCGGCGGCATAGCGCGAAACATACAGGGCGGATTTGTCCGCTCCTATGCGGCGTTCATCATCGGCGGTGCGGTTCTGGTGCTCGGCTATTTCGTTTATTACGGCTATAAGCTGATCGGTTAGTTTTTGACGTATGTTTTTCCTTCGGTCGATCTTTGCAGTGTTATTGCTCACCGTCGCAGCGTCTGCGGGCTCGCAAGCGATCAAGAGCGGCGAATACGGCAGCCTGCTTATCGGTGTTGCCGCCGATGGAACGCTGACCGGCCACTTCCGCGAAACGACCGGAATGGACGAAAATGGCCGACCGCGTTTTACCTGCTCGTTCGTTATCCGCGGCGAATCCGGCGACGATGGATTCTACCGGATCAAAACATGGCATCCGGAGTTTCGCGAGGACGTGATCGAGGGCGAACTCTCTTTCGTTGAAATGGACGGGCGTTCCGGCCTTCGGCTTAAGCTCGGAGGCGAGCACGGCGGCTGCTGGAATGTAGCTCCGATGCTGAAAGAAGACGAGGGCGTCGAGTTTGAACTGACCACGCCCGGCGATTGGACCGAGATCAGAATGGCCAAGGCCGCGAAGGCTTATTTTCATAGCTCTGCCGATGCGAAAACGAAGGGCCGAGCGTTCGTTGTAAAGAACGACGTCGTCCGCATTTCGGAAATTCGGGCCGGTTGGGCAGAGGCGACATTTAAGAATGACTCCGGCCGCACGACCCGCGGTTGGCTGAAAACAGATGACCTTTATCCGGCCGCACCGTAGGCTCCGGATAGAAGAACAAAAATGGACTTTGTATCTGAAAATCTTTTGACCCTGCTTATCCTGCTGCCGGTTTTCGGCGCGGTGGGCCTCGTCGCCCATCAGATGTTCTGGAAGCAGGAAGAGCATCTCAAGTGGGTCACACTCGCCATCACAGTGGTGATCTTCCTGCTTTCGCTTCTGCTGCTCGGCGAGGGCGGAACGAAGGCGGGCGGTTTCTCGTTCGTCAAGAATGTCCCGTGGATCGAGGCGATCAATACGAATTACCACGTCGGCATCGATGGGCTGAGCCTCTGGCTGGTCATTCTTACGACGTTCATAATGCCGATCGCTATCCTCTCGACCTGGCACGCCGTCGAGAAGCGGCCGCTGGCGTTTTATGCGTTTCTACTTCTGCTCCAGAGCGCAATGATCGGCGTTTTTGTCTCGCTTGACCTGCTGGTCTTCTATTTGTTCTTTGAGGCCTCGCTGGTCCCGATGTTCTTTCTCATCGGCATCTGGGGCGGAGCGAACCGTATCTACGCCGCGGTCAAGTTCTTTATCTTTACGGCCGTCGGCAGCCTTCTGATGCTCGTCGCGATCATCGCGCTTTACTTCATGCATCAGCAGGCGACCGGTGTCGGGACGTTCGATTTCGTAACGCTTCTCGGATCTATCGAATCCGGAACGCTCGTCCTTACCGGCTCGGCCGGGCTGCTGCTCTTCATCGCGTTCGCCCTTGCGTTCTCGATCAAGGTGCCGCTCTTCCCGTTCCACACATGGCTTCCGGATGCACACACCGAGGCACCGACGGCCGGCTCCGTGATCCTTGCCGCCGTTCTGCTCAAGATGGGAACCTACGGGCTGATGCGGTTCAATTTTCCGCTCTTTCCCGAAGCGGCCCGCGAGCTTGCCCCGATCTTCATCATTCTTGCGATCATCGGCATTATCTACGGTGCCCTCGTCGCGATGGTCCAGCCGGACGTAAAGCGGCTCGTCGCTTATTCATCGGTTGCCCACATGGGCTTTGTCATCCTCGGGATGTTCTCGTTCACCGAATGGGGAATGCAGGGCGCACTTTACCAGATGCTCAACCACGGCATCTCGACCGGTGCACTCTTCCTGCTCGTCGGCTTTATTTACGAACGCCGGCATACCCGCGAGATCAGCGAATTCGGCGGGCTCGCGAACGTGATGCCGATCTACGCGACCTTTTTCGTCATTACGGCGATGTCGTCGATCGGCCTGCCGTTCCTTAATGGTTTCGTCGGTGAGTTCCTGATCATGGTCGGGATGTGGAAGTCGTCGATCCTCGCCGTCACCGCAACCGCCAACTGGAACTACATCGCCACCATGGCAGCCGGAACCGGCGTTATCTTCGCCGCCGTCTATCTGCTCTGGATGATCCAGCGGGTCTTCTTCGGCAAGGTGACCAACGAAAAGAATCGCATTTTGACGGACCTGACTCCGCGTGAGATCGGCATCATGATCCCGCTTCTTTTCCTTATGGTCTTCATGGGTGTTTATCCGCGTCCGTTCCTTGATCGCTCGCGTGACGCGGTCGTCGCCATTCAGGAACGCGTTGTGAAACAGGCCGGCGGAACGGTCGAGGTGGTTGAGACCTTCGAAAAGGAATAGCGGCCCGAGAAAGTTTGTATGCAATTGTCTGACCCGAACGTAAATCTTTTGATCATAATGCCGGAGATCATCATCGCCCTGACCGGCGTTATCGTGATGCTCTACGATTGCTTTTTCCCGAAGAACCGCGGGATAACCGGCACGATGTCGCTCCTCGGCATTGCGGCGGCTGCCATCTCAATCGCCCTTATATGGCCCGGCGGCTCGGTGCCGGACTCGGCATGGGGCGGAATGATCGTCCATGACAGCCTTAGGCTGAGTTTCTCGGTCGTATTTTTGCTCGTCGCGGCTCTTACGATCTTGGTCTCGAGCGTCTGGATCGAACGCGAGGATGTGCCCGGCGGCGAGTACCACGCACTGCTGCTCTTCGCGACATTCGGAATGCTCCTTATGTCCTCGGGAAATGACCTGGTCATCATTTTTCTCGGGCTCGAGACGCTTTCCATCGCCACTTACGTAATGGCCGGACTCCGCAAATCCGACCTCAAGTCGAACGAATCAGCGATGAAGTATTTCATCCTCGGCTCGCTCGCCTCGGCGTTTTTGCTTTACGGAATGGCGTTGATCTATGGAGCGACCGGTACGATGAATATCACCGAGATCGCCGCGAAGGTGGCCGACCCGAACTTCCCTGCCCTTCTGCTCGTTGGTGCGGCGATGCTTATTGTCGGCTTCGGTTTCAAGGTCGCGGCCGCTCCATTCCACGTTTGGGCACCGGACGTTTATGAAGGTGCTCCTTCGCCCGTTACCGGCTTTATGGCCGCCGGGCCGAAAGCCGCCGCGTTCGCCTCGTTCCTTCGCATCTTTGTCATCGGCTTCCCGGTGGTCGGCGGGCTTGAGGCAGCGGGCTATCTCAACTATTCCTGGACGACCGCCCTCGCCGTAATGGCGATCGCAACGATGACCGTCGGAAACGTCGCGGCGATAATGCAGAACAACGTCAAGCGTATGCTTGCGTATTCTTCGATCTCGCACGCGGGCTATGCACTCGTCGGATTTGTCGGAGCGGGCGTTGCTCTAACCCAATCGAACCGCGACGCCGCCATCGCTGCCGTGGCGTTCTATATGCTTTCTTACGCTGTGGCGAACATTGGCTCATTTGCCATCATCACCTTGCTGGGACAAAAGAACGACCGCCGAACCGAGTTTGAGGACTTCAACGGCATCGGCTTTAAATCACCCGTGCTCGCCTTTACGCTTTCGCTCTTTATGCTCAGCCTCCTCGGGCTTCCGCTGACCGCGGGCTTTATCGGCAAAGTGCTCGTCTTCCGCCCGGCTCTCGAGGCCAACAACCTGCTGCTGACGATAATGGTCGTCGCCGCCGTTATCAATACAGCGATCTCCGCTTACTATTACCTGCGTATTATCGTCGTGATGTTCTTCAAGGAGCGTGCGACCGATTGGGTCGAGCCGCGAATCCCCTCGGCACTTGCCGCGGCGATCCTGGTTACGGTCATCGGCACATTCTATTTCGGCATATTTGGTAATCGTGTCATCGAGCGTTTCAGCACGCAGCCGATCGCCGAAGCCGTTTCACAAAGGTAATTCCGACATGCCGGATGCCGTCGCGTTTGCGGCTGCATCCGGCTTTTCTATTTTAAATTCAGGTGCCCGGACGGGATGATGACAGGAGCTGCAGAGATACGAAATGCCATCGGCGAAAACTGGATACCGCACATCTACGCGGACCGCGTTCGCCCGCTGCGGACCCGAGCCTTTGAGATGGACATCGCCGAACGCGAGACGTCGCCCGTAATAATGGACACTCTGCTCGGCTGCGAGTTGAAGGTCGGCCGTGTCCGCCTGCAATGCCCAACACGTCCCGTCGCACGCTATCTGGCTGTTTTCGCCCGCGTCGGCTGCCGGAAAGTCGCCGTTCCTTACGACATAACCCGCATACCAGAGCTCGCCGAAGAATTCGAGGCCGCCTGGGCAAATACCGAGTCACAGATCGTCTCCACAAGTGCGGGGCTTTCGCCGCAAGCGGCCGGCCGAGTGCGGGCCGCCGTCGTCCGCGAGATGCGTGATGAGATCGCAAAGATCGGCTCGGGCGAGATGATGCCGCTCTTTGAGACCTCGACCAAGCAAAGGAAAGACTGATATAATCATCAAATTGTTCTTTACCCGGTATTACGGGTTAAGGAACAGTTCACTTTGGGATAAAGATTATGTTCGATGCCGTTCGCCAGTCCGCCGTCCGAGAAGAGTTGCCGTTCCCCCATGGAAACCGAACCTTCTGTCTTTACGAGCCGATCGAAAAGACCATCGACAGCGCCCGCGTCCTGATCGTCAATAATCTGCTGCGTTACGAAACCGACCTCTCGCCGCTGGCGTTTGAGGACTGGCAGGACTCGATCCCGTCGCGGCTTCGCTTCGAACGCAAGGTCGCCGGAATGGCGACGGACAACATCGCACAGAACCTCAACCGGCTAGTGCGTTCGCCAAAATCGACCACCGTCCATCTTTCCGAGATCGCTCGTGCCGTCGCTGATTTTCGCCCGGAGGCTGTCGTCTTAAGCGGCACCTTTAGCGATTTT includes:
- a CDS encoding NADH-quinone oxidoreductase subunit J, with amino-acid sequence MAGTVLFFLFAGFAIACAISMVYHRNPLYSAISLIGVFLALSALYLTLAAPFIAITQILVYAGAIMVLVIFVIMLLNLDEDKPLNRLKYLYAVGGGLGVALLAQTFFIFYAVLKAPKAEVDPNTTVGKTMSIGRAMYTEYLLPVEIVGVMLLMAIIGAVILVRKLEHPHLELVGEDEDEKE
- the nuoK gene encoding NADH-quinone oxidoreductase subunit NuoK — translated: MQPGLESYLALSGILFTIGAVGVIYKRNAIGMFMCIELMLNAVNLTFVAFSRYYGDVSGQLFVFMVMSVAAAEAAVGLGIIIAFFRNRLSVDVDDASILKF
- a CDS encoding peptidylprolyl isomerase: MNWRVRQIAVIGCLAFAAASSSALGQTASQCLPPAESAFRSMSRAEMEAVIADVAETNPALIERLRDEPELRKAQVENIRELLAFASAAVKDGLAAESVNCAELANIRDELVAGHFSLGAGEAKTLFRDTVSEEQVAAYWKGSSAQESAERKASFERFIAVKLALLARDSADGEEPSVTQEERKQAEDFFARTKIAVSEFESRKTQVSDRTKGLIEINIKLQQAQFLARRYSETIGSKTSATDDEIAKFIAARPEFDNSAKKAKAEQILVRAKKGEDFAVLANEFSQDPGNRDESGKLAGGLYKGVGRGVFLPAFEQAALSLKPGEIFPTLVETDFGFHVVKLERKDSSADGTFDVRHILIDTTVADPKAPEGRGLPVGEYARQQIETEKERKLLALLIQTHQITVADDFVLPAAAEKPQPRDRN
- a CDS encoding GNAT family N-acetyltransferase; protein product: MFFRKAIDGDEQRIEEFATALVEQHVGYDGKRFTNMLVAGKTAAFYRSRFNDPNSCVLVAEVDGEIAGFAYLEFDEYNFEEMLRKGVWLHDIYVDAAFRGRGIAKELLRASAEEAKRFGAEKLLLTVAAANSEAQRIFAKAGFRQTMMEMTLDIPGEM
- the nuoL gene encoding NADH-quinone oxidoreductase subunit L, which gives rise to MIENNLLSIIIFAPLAGALINWLVGGRLKNEMFSGLVACGSIAISTVVAFYLAFFANGGALFIEKPILDHIWTWVNVAGFRADFALGMDPLSGIYACFITFVGLLIHIFATGYMHGDNGFYRFFAYLNLFMFAMLTLVLADNYLLMFVGWEGVGLCSYLLIGYYVKKNEAREAAKKAFVMNRIGDWGVLMGIFLIFTLTGSISFFDKTVDGVEVQSVFTYVLANMQAEPFTWGAIIAGGLTSIGVLLFIGATGKSAQIPLLTWLPDAMAGPTPVSALIHAATMVTAGVYLVVRSNAIYQLSPTAMWIIAVIGAATAIFAATIAIAQNDIKKVLAYSTVSQLGFMFLAAGVGAFVVAIFHVMTHAFFKALLFLGSGSVIHGMHHEQDMRKMGNLRKYMPITFITMVMGWLAIAGIPIWAGFFSKDEILYKTFAADKYFQNGYFPGNEMLWGVAVVTAILTAIYMTRMMVMTFWGEERFHAVLPGEEHHGHDDETHADAHGAENHDAHADDDDEHHALPPDFKPHESPWVMTVPLIILAFLSTVGGLVGIPYAMSSLVGVKDANVFEHTLEPVVAEVQTPAAEKARENAKAHSPEAVSTERWLALLSTVLAVVGIAIGFALFRNNPLRTMPKILEDKWRLDELYNGYIVDPLTRLSTNTLWKGFDLGFIDGIVNGIGSFVSELGGIARNIQGGFVRSYAAFIIGGAVLVLGYFVYYGYKLIG
- a CDS encoding NADH-quinone oxidoreductase subunit M — encoded protein: MDFVSENLLTLLILLPVFGAVGLVAHQMFWKQEEHLKWVTLAITVVIFLLSLLLLGEGGTKAGGFSFVKNVPWIEAINTNYHVGIDGLSLWLVILTTFIMPIAILSTWHAVEKRPLAFYAFLLLLQSAMIGVFVSLDLLVFYLFFEASLVPMFFLIGIWGGANRIYAAVKFFIFTAVGSLLMLVAIIALYFMHQQATGVGTFDFVTLLGSIESGTLVLTGSAGLLLFIAFALAFSIKVPLFPFHTWLPDAHTEAPTAGSVILAAVLLKMGTYGLMRFNFPLFPEAARELAPIFIILAIIGIIYGALVAMVQPDVKRLVAYSSVAHMGFVILGMFSFTEWGMQGALYQMLNHGISTGALFLLVGFIYERRHTREISEFGGLANVMPIYATFFVITAMSSIGLPFLNGFVGEFLIMVGMWKSSILAVTATANWNYIATMAAGTGVIFAAVYLLWMIQRVFFGKVTNEKNRILTDLTPREIGIMIPLLFLMVFMGVYPRPFLDRSRDAVVAIQERVVKQAGGTVEVVETFEKE
- a CDS encoding NADH-quinone oxidoreductase subunit N; the encoded protein is MQLSDPNVNLLIIMPEIIIALTGVIVMLYDCFFPKNRGITGTMSLLGIAAAAISIALIWPGGSVPDSAWGGMIVHDSLRLSFSVVFLLVAALTILVSSVWIEREDVPGGEYHALLLFATFGMLLMSSGNDLVIIFLGLETLSIATYVMAGLRKSDLKSNESAMKYFILGSLASAFLLYGMALIYGATGTMNITEIAAKVADPNFPALLLVGAAMLIVGFGFKVAAAPFHVWAPDVYEGAPSPVTGFMAAGPKAAAFASFLRIFVIGFPVVGGLEAAGYLNYSWTTALAVMAIATMTVGNVAAIMQNNVKRMLAYSSISHAGYALVGFVGAGVALTQSNRDAAIAAVAFYMLSYAVANIGSFAIITLLGQKNDRRTEFEDFNGIGFKSPVLAFTLSLFMLSLLGLPLTAGFIGKVLVFRPALEANNLLLTIMVVAAVINTAISAYYYLRIIVVMFFKERATDWVEPRIPSALAAAILVTVIGTFYFGIFGNRVIERFSTQPIAEAVSQR